tgtactatttttagattttagaactttaaaaaaaaaacattctggaggaAATCTCACGACCCCTTATTTATGTTTTgagaccccccagggggtcccgacccacactttgagaacccctgtgtTGGAGGAGTGACTTGTGTCTCTGatgaagctgcagaaaaaaaactaaacttcctTTTCTGAAAAAAGTTCAGTttgaacacaacaacaaacacacatgtttgttgttgtgttcatgtttctgtcccGCAATCAGGTGAAAGTTTCTGACGTGACGGCGCGCGCACCTCCTCTGAGGCAGCAGCACCTGCACGTGCTCTGCtccaggaggggggggggggtgggggtgtcTACCCTATACAAGCCGTCCCGCACCGGGACCCCCGCGGACTGCTGACCCGcctgcagccacacacacaggccGCCGGGCTGCCGGGAGCGATGTACCGCTCATACCTGCAGCACCACGCCGGGGGAGAGGCGTCCTCCCCGgggaggcagaggggggagAACGGCCTGGAGGAcctggacgaggaggaggaggaggaggaagaggaagatctGGAGGACGAGGTGGACGCTTCTCAGCTGGAGAAGTTCAtgagagacaggaggagagccAAGTCCCTGCCCGCCTACCCTGCAGAGCTCCTGGACGGGGTCTccgagggagaggggaggaagcGCGTGAAGTTCGCCGACTCCATGGGTCTGAACCTGGCCCACGTCAAACACTTCAGCACGCTAGAGGAGCCCCAGATCCCGAGCAAGGTTCTGTCCAGGCACAAGAGCTTCCCTCCCCACCAGGACCTCCTGAGCGACCTGTGCCAGAGCTTCAAGACCAGCCTGGACACGGACCGACTGGTCTGCTGCTTCCCGGATCCGCCGGACCCGGGTGAGAGAGTCCAGCAGCTCCGCGTGTGTCTGGAGAGGGTCACCATCACCCAGTTCGACGTGCGGGGGCAGATCCGGGTCTTCAGCGGCTGCCCCATCAGAGAGGTCGGGGTGAGATACACCTTCAACGACTGGCTCTCGCACGTGGACTCGCAGGCTCTGCCTGTAGTCCTTGACCAGCAGGACTGTGTGGGGGAGCGCTTCGGCTTCACGGTCTACACGCCCCCCTTCATGGACCCCAGCTCGGCCGTGCACTTCGCAGTCTACCTGAGGAGCGAGGAGGGGGAGTTCTGGGACAACAACGAGGGGCTGAACTACACCCTCAAGTACCTCTGCATGCCCAGCACCGCGCCGTTCGTCAGTGCAGCTTTCCACGCCACCTGACCGGCGCGTAAAACCTCTCCACCGTGCGTAAAACCTCTCCACCGTGCGTAAAACCTCTCCACCGTGCGTAAAACCTCTCCACCCCCCGTCTGATGAATGAAATgctctgtggctgttttcagtCCTCTGAATaaatgctttttggaacagaaCTTTTGAATGTCAGTCAGAGGCTCCAGAGAAACCACAGAACCAGCTTGGTTCTCCTGGTCTGGGCCTCTGAGTGATCCTGTTTACCTCTGAATTTTTAACAGCCTCATTAAAACCTGTTAGTGAAGGACACGGCTGATATTTGTGGATATGTCTGAACTTCCACTCGGATGGATGGACCTTGTTTCTCTTGGAGGAACAACAGACTGATGAAAGGAGAAAGAGATCCCGGTGAAGGATCTTTGATGATAAGAGGTTGAAAGTGTTGCGTCAGTTTAACTGAAATATACGCAACAATAGTGCAAACATTCAAACAGTgattacagtaaataaagtgttGATCAAATGAACTTGAACATGTTGTAAAAGTCTGTAAAAAAAGAGTTTAATTCTCTGCATTTCTTTTGATAAAGATTTGAAGAAGTGTCGGGACATGAATGTGTCTAAGTTAGCTTTTCTTTTGTGGAATTCATGTCAATAAATGTTGCTTCAAAATAGGAATTAAACAAACTTCCTTGATTCTGCTCATTCTTTGGACTCTTCACCTCCTTCTGTCTTATCTTCCTTTTAATCTGCAGTCACCATCCATCACTTTATATGAGCGTGCTGCTAACGATACATGATTTgatgtttaaagaaagcaggaggtTTTTTTTGCCCACCTTTACATAAACAGATCAAATAATAAGAGGTGTTACTTTGTCCATAAACAGAGAgctccctacaggagctttaatgtgctGCTGTTAGAAGGAAAATGACCAAACCAGGTCTTCATGCTTCAtgctgtgtctgcatgtgtagCTGCAGgaccttttctttctcctcataataaactttaaactctgtttgttttcttgttgctGTAATAtcttaaatgtatattttaatcTGGACTTGTTGTCTCAGTGTGATTTATTCAAAGTGTAAAGAGGCGAGCAGACTCGGtgagatttgagtttttgcagcgACAGTTTGATGCAAAGAGGCGAGTGGATGGTTTCCTCAGTACGTGAGGTCGGTCAGGTCCTCGCCTGTCTGCAATCATCTTTACATGAGGGTCAAAGTTCAAGAGTCCGACGCCTCTGACAAAACGTCCTGTTGACCGACCGGACGACATCTGTTTGATGTGTCAACACTGACTCAAAGAGACGGAGGGCGACCACGCAGATATGGAACCACACATTTCAGTAGAAGTGAAGAGCTCTCATGTTTCAGTGCCAACACTTACACCACGAAAATGCCCGTCATGAGGTGACTGATATCTGATGAAGAGGTAGAAGACGTGTTGACTCCAGCTTTCTGAGCTAACTGCTGCCAAACTTCCCCCCCAGAGTCAGACCGTTCTCTGGCTCTCGCTCCGTCCAGGCAAAAGGTGATTCAGGGTGGTGCTGATCAAAAATCCCAAACATTCAAAGAGATGTGGTCGATGTTTTAAACTCTTTCCTCCCTCCAGCAGGAGCGTGACCACAGCTCTGAGAAGTTTCACACACTTCATGCACACGTAACGTTCTTTACAGCGCTCTAGTGTTTTCAATGACTTTAAAGAGTCTGTGTGATGAGGTAACGTCTCCTGACGCTGTATTCAAAggcagtttcactgtatctgtcagtttcactgtatctagtgtcagtttcactgtatctagtgtcagtttcactgtatctagtgtcagtttcactgtatctagtgtcagtttcactgtatctagtgtcagtttcactgtatctgtcagtttcactgtatctagtGTCAGTTTTGCTGTATGTGAATCCAGTTTTGTTGTGTTAagtgtcagtttcactgtatctaagTTTCACTGTATCATGTGTCAGTTTCACAGTGTGTTGTGGAAGTTTGGCAGTATCTTGCAGTAGTTTCACTGTATTTAGTTGCAGATTTGTTGTATCTACTTACTGTATTTAGTCCCAGTATTGATGTATATAGTGACAGTTTCACTGTATGTTAGTTTCACTGGATGTAAAGGCAGTTTTGTTGTTTAGTGTCAGTTTCACTGGATGTAAAGGCAGTTTTTTTGTTTAGTGACAGTTTCACTGGATGTAAGTTTCACTGGATGTAAAGGCAGTTTTGTTGTTCAGTGTCAGTTTCACTGGATGTAAGTTTCACTGGATGTAAAGGCAGTTTTGTTGTTCAATGACAGTTTCACTGGATGTAAAGGCAGTTTTGTTGTTTAGTGTCAGTTTCACTGGATGTAAAGGCAGTTTTGTTGTTCAGTGTCAGTTTCACTGGATGTAAGTTTCACTGGATGTAAAGGCAGTTTTGTTGTTCAATGACAGTTTCACTGGATGTAAAGGCAGTTTTGTTGTTTAGTGACAGTTTCA
This is a stretch of genomic DNA from Notolabrus celidotus isolate fNotCel1 chromosome 17, fNotCel1.pri, whole genome shotgun sequence. It encodes these proteins:
- the ppp1r3g gene encoding protein phosphatase 1 regulatory subunit 3G; amino-acid sequence: MYRSYLQHHAGGEASSPGRQRGENGLEDLDEEEEEEEEEDLEDEVDASQLEKFMRDRRRAKSLPAYPAELLDGVSEGEGRKRVKFADSMGLNLAHVKHFSTLEEPQIPSKVLSRHKSFPPHQDLLSDLCQSFKTSLDTDRLVCCFPDPPDPGERVQQLRVCLERVTITQFDVRGQIRVFSGCPIREVGVRYTFNDWLSHVDSQALPVVLDQQDCVGERFGFTVYTPPFMDPSSAVHFAVYLRSEEGEFWDNNEGLNYTLKYLCMPSTAPFVSAAFHAT